The Cyprinus carpio isolate SPL01 chromosome A19, ASM1834038v1, whole genome shotgun sequence genome has a segment encoding these proteins:
- the LOC109106692 gene encoding brain and acute leukemia cytoplasmic protein-like isoform X1 — MGCGGSRADAIEPRYHESWTRETESTWLTNTDAEISNGVTSKNRVVRGESSHLIKDNAKLSGTCMEGRSCGDRGRQMVNAGTQCGKQVWTSSTCANHQKIHPAVMSRWVTQNRQCTKRKLLHLQGSHEGKNIFV; from the exons ATGGGCTGCGGTGGGAGTCGAGCAGATGCTATTGAACCGCGATATCATGAGAGCTGGACCAGAGAGACCGAATCGACGTGGCTTACCAACACTGATGCTGAAATCTCCAACGGCGTGACTTCTAAGAACCGCGTCGTGCGTGGAGAATCTAGCCATCTTATAAAAGACAATGCAAAACTATCAGGTACAT GTATGGAGGGCAGATCCTGTGGAGACCGAGGCAGACAGATGGTTAATGCAGGAACTCAGTGTGGAAAGCAGGTTTGGACTTCCAGCACCTGCGCAAACCATCAAAAAATACATCCTGCGGTTATGAG CCGGTGGGTGACTCAAAACAGACAATGCACAAAGAGGAAACTGCTGCATCTGCAGGGGAGCCATGAGGGAAAAAACATCTTCGTCTGA
- the LOC109106692 gene encoding brain and acute leukemia cytoplasmic protein-like isoform X2: protein MGCGGSRADAIEPRYHESWTRETESTWLTNTDAEISNGVTSKNRVVRGESSHLIKDNAKLSGMEGRSCGDRGRQMVNAGTQCGKQVWTSSTCANHQKIHPAVMSRWVTQNRQCTKRKLLHLQGSHEGKNIFV, encoded by the exons ATGGGCTGCGGTGGGAGTCGAGCAGATGCTATTGAACCGCGATATCATGAGAGCTGGACCAGAGAGACCGAATCGACGTGGCTTACCAACACTGATGCTGAAATCTCCAACGGCGTGACTTCTAAGAACCGCGTCGTGCGTGGAGAATCTAGCCATCTTATAAAAGACAATGCAAAACTATCAG GTATGGAGGGCAGATCCTGTGGAGACCGAGGCAGACAGATGGTTAATGCAGGAACTCAGTGTGGAAAGCAGGTTTGGACTTCCAGCACCTGCGCAAACCATCAAAAAATACATCCTGCGGTTATGAG CCGGTGGGTGACTCAAAACAGACAATGCACAAAGAGGAAACTGCTGCATCTGCAGGGGAGCCATGAGGGAAAAAACATCTTCGTCTGA
- the LOC109106692 gene encoding brain and acute leukemia cytoplasmic protein-like isoform X4, protein MGCGGSRADAIEPRYHESWTRETESTWLTNTDAEISNGVTSKNRVVRGESSHLIKDNAKLSGMEGRSCGDRGRQMVNAGTQCGKQPVGDSKQTMHKEETAASAGEP, encoded by the exons ATGGGCTGCGGTGGGAGTCGAGCAGATGCTATTGAACCGCGATATCATGAGAGCTGGACCAGAGAGACCGAATCGACGTGGCTTACCAACACTGATGCTGAAATCTCCAACGGCGTGACTTCTAAGAACCGCGTCGTGCGTGGAGAATCTAGCCATCTTATAAAAGACAATGCAAAACTATCAG GTATGGAGGGCAGATCCTGTGGAGACCGAGGCAGACAGATGGTTAATGCAGGAACTCAGTGTGGAAAGCAG CCGGTGGGTGACTCAAAACAGACAATGCACAAAGAGGAAACTGCTGCATCTGCAGGGGAGCCATGA
- the LOC109106692 gene encoding brain and acute leukemia cytoplasmic protein-like isoform X3: MGCGGSRADAIEPRYHESWTRETESTWLTNTDAEISNGVTSKNRVVRGESSHLIKDNAKLSGTCMEGRSCGDRGRQMVNAGTQCGKQPVGDSKQTMHKEETAASAGEP, translated from the exons ATGGGCTGCGGTGGGAGTCGAGCAGATGCTATTGAACCGCGATATCATGAGAGCTGGACCAGAGAGACCGAATCGACGTGGCTTACCAACACTGATGCTGAAATCTCCAACGGCGTGACTTCTAAGAACCGCGTCGTGCGTGGAGAATCTAGCCATCTTATAAAAGACAATGCAAAACTATCAGGTACAT GTATGGAGGGCAGATCCTGTGGAGACCGAGGCAGACAGATGGTTAATGCAGGAACTCAGTGTGGAAAGCAG CCGGTGGGTGACTCAAAACAGACAATGCACAAAGAGGAAACTGCTGCATCTGCAGGGGAGCCATGA